A region of the Akkermansia muciniphila genome:
GGCCTTCGGCCTTGCCAAGCGCTCCATCCACGCCCTGATGGACGGGGGGTCTTCCGCCCTGACGCACCAGGTGCTGGCCGCCATGAAGAAGAACGCACCGGATTATCCGGTCAAGCGCATCCGCCTGCGTGACGGCGGCGCACGCATTTTTGTGGAGCTGGACGTGGAAGCGCCCGCGGAACTGCACGTGGACGACGCCCATGACGTGGCTGAGTCCATTGAGGGCATTGTGAAGTATGAACTGCCTGAAGCGGACGTCATCGTCCATATTGAACCGGCACAGGAGAATTTTTCCAACATGGAGCCGGATACAGTCGTCCACCGGCTGGCGCTGCGGCACCACGTCCGCATTCACGGTTTTTACGCCGGCAGGGGCAAGCATGCCCCCTGCTATTTCATGGATGTGGAGATTCCTGCGGACTGGCCTCTGGAACGCGGTTACCAGGTAGTAAAATCGTTCCGGGATTCCGTGCGGCATGCTCTCAAGCCGGAGAAGGTGATCTGCCGCATTGAGCCGAATTGCCGGGACATGAAGGCGAACGCCATTCCGGAACACGTTTCTCCGGAGGAGGTGCGCCTGAAGGTGAATCTCATCCTCCAGCAGCACAGGAACATCTGCAAGGTTCTCAAGCTGGACCTGGCACGGGAGGATAATTTCCCAACCCTGACGTGCGTGTGTTCCGCGGATGCCGCCCTGACCATCCGGGAGTGCCACCAGATCGCTTCACAACTGGAAAACCAGATAGAAAACGCCCTGCACCATCTGGGGCGCGTCACCGTCATTCTGAAACCGTCCAAATAAACAGCACTTTATTCATTCCCGCACAAGATACTTTCCGCCCATCATGAAACAAAACAAGTACGACGATAACGCCTTTTTCCGGAAATACAGCCAGATGGACCGCTCCGTGAAGGGGCTGGAAGGAGCCGGAGAATGGAAGACGCTGGAACGGCTCCTGCCGGATTTCCGTGACAAGGACGTACTGGACCTGGGATGCGGCTTCGGCTGGCACTGCCGGTATGCGGCGGAACACGGGGCAGCCTCTGTCCTGGGCGTGGATATTTCTTCAAAGATGATCGCCAAAGCCCGTTCCATGGGAAATGAAGGCATCATTGAATACCGCTGCATGCCCATGGAAGACATCCAGCTGCCCGAGGCTTCCTTCGACATTGTGATCAGTTCCCTGGCCTTCCATTACACGCCGGATTTCAACGGAGTCTGCCGGAACGTTTTCCGCTGGCTCAAGCCGGGGGGCGTCTTTATCTTCTCCGTGGAGCATCCCGTTTTCACCGCCCAGGGCACCCAGGACTGGCAACATGATGAATCAGGAAAAATCATGCACTGGCCCGTGGACCGCTATTTCATGGAAGGGCCGCGGCAGGCTGTCTTCCTGGGAGAAGAAGTGACCAAATACCACAGGACGCTCACTTCCTATCTCGGCGCGCTGGCCGCAAACGAATTCGAGGTAACGGCCCTGGAGGAGCCGCAGCCGCCGCGGGAGCTCCTGGAGTCCGTCCCCGGCATGCAGGATGAACTGCGCCGCCCCATGATGCTGATTATCTCCGCCCGCAAGAAGTAGCGCCCGCGGTGGTCAGCGCCCGGCAACGGGAGCTCCGGGAACTTCACGGTCCAGTTCCGCCCGGATGCGCTGGCGTTCGGAAACGATCTGTTCATCGTCCGCTCCTCCCTCACGCAGGAAGTATTCCGCCATGGACAGGGCCACCTCCGATTCCGAGGAAAAAACCTGGGAGGCTCCGGCCTCCTTCAGCACGTCCACATCCCTCATGTATTTGGTGTGGATCATCACGTCTATGTGTGGGTTGAGCTCCAGGGCCACTCCCACGATCTCCTTGGCGTCCGGAATGGAGGCGGAGAGAATCAGGCTTTCCGCATATTCAATGCCCGCATGGCGCAGGATTTCCCGCTGGCTGGCATCTCCGTAAACGATGTCTCCGCCCTGTTCCCTGATCGCGGTAACGGTATCTATGTTCATCTCCACAATGACGACTTCCACCCCGTTGTCATTCAATATCCTTTTAAGCATCCGCCCCGTGGGGCCAAACCCCACCAGCACCACGCGCCGCGCGTCCGGCGAGGGCAAGGCCATGCTGTTCACCCCGCCCATGTCCGTAAGGCCAATGCCGCGCTTTTGCATCCACTTGACCACAGGGCCAATCTGGCGGTACAAAATGGGATTGAGGGAAATGGAAACCACGGCCGCCAGAATGATGGCCTGGTTGGCGTCCGGCGGCAAAATATTGTACATGAGCCCCATCCCGGCAAGGATGAAGGAGAATTCACCCACCTGCGCCAGAGCCACGGATACGCTCAGAGCCAGCGGCAGCGGGCGCCGCAGGCACCGCACCACCACATAGGCCGCCAGCGGCTTGCCGATCATGACCACCCCCAGCGTCGCCAGGGCCAACGGCCAGCAGTCCCCCACGGACATGGGGTCAAACATCATCCCCACGGAAACGAAGAAGAGCACGGCAAAGGCGTCCCGCATCAACATGGCCTCCGCCGCCGCACGCGCGCAGAAGTCAGACTGGCCCACGACCATGCCCGCCAGAAACGCGCCCAGCACCATGGAGGCGCCGAAGAATTTCGCGGAGCACACCGCCACGCCCAGCGCAATGACCAGCACAGCCAGCGTGAACAAGTCCCGCGCTCCCGTCCGCGCCACATAACGCAGTACGAAAGGAATAACCTTTTTCCCGGCAAGCAGCGTCAGGCCCACCAGAAGGGTCAGTTTGACAAACATCCACCCCAGTTTCTCGAGAATGCCATTCAAGTCCCCGGCGCCGCTCTGGCGCGCCTCCATCACCGCGGGGATGAGCACCAGCAGCAGAATGGTAAAGAGGTCTTCCACCACCAGCCAGCCCAGGGCCACATGGCCGCTTGGCGTGTGAAGGTTCTGATTATCCTCCAGCACCCGGGTAAGAACCACCGTGCTTGCCACGGAAATGGCCATGCCGAACACCAGTCCGGAAATGGTGGACCATCCGAACATCCAGCCCACCAGCACCCCCAGCACGGTAGCCACGGATATCTGCACCACGGCCCCCGGCACAGCCACCCTCTGCACGGCAATCAAATCCTTGAGATGGAAATGAAGCCCCACCCCGAACATCAGCAGAATAACGCCCAGCTCCGCGAATTGTTCCACCGTATGGGAGTCCGCTACAAAGCCCGGCGAGTACGGCCCCACCACCACTCCGGCCAGCAGATACCCCACCAGCGGGGACAAATGCAGTTTTCTGGCAATAAGACCGAAAAGGAGGGCGGCGGTTAATCCGCCGACAAAAGTGAAAATGAGGCTAAAATCGTGATCCATACGCGCGTGTCAGGTCTGAGGAATGTTCTTTGACCAGCAGGTCGTTCCCACGCTACCGCGTTTGATTTCCCCCCACAAGAACGCATTGCGCCGCATCGGAATGCAGTCGCACTTTTTCAAGGCATCCGGTTCAGCGCCCGGAAAACGGGGATTTACCGGATTCTACCATATTTTTATTATTATTAAAAATACTGTTTTTATTTTACTTTCAATTGTTTCTGATTGACTTCAATAACATGGGCTACCTATAAAGCGTGTTGATGAAACTCACCCTATTTATCCTGTCATATCTGGCGGGCCTCTCTATCCTGGCCCCCATGGGCTGGGCGGCCACCCATGAAATCACTACCAAAAACTTCCACATCACGCTCCTCGGCAACGGGGACGGTCCAGCGGACTGGATGGGGACCCGTGACTGGAGTGACGCCCAGATAGCCGCCGTCACCACCACGCTCAATATCTGGGATGACACCTTCCGCAATACCGCTTCCCGGAAGATTGAAGCAACCATCTCCTGGGGCGCCCTTGAAGAAGGCACCCTGGCAGCTTCCTTCTCCAATTATTTTGAATACGACGGGGAAAACTACAATGCGGCCACTTCCACGGAAATCATCTGGAAGGAAGGGGAAGACGTCGCGCTGGACGAAGGGGATATGGATTTCAGGCTCCAATTCAATCCCGTTTACGGCTTCAGCACGGGCAATACCACGCCCCAGAACTCTACGGATTTCATCAGCGTCCTCCTGCATGAAATCGGACACAATGTCGGTTTCAACTCGTTAAACAACGCAGGAGCATACGGAGAATACTACACGATCTGGGATTCCCTGATCACGGATGCCCAAGGCAACCATCCGGGAGAGGCGGGCTTCAATTACCAGTCCGGAGTTTCCTACACCATCGGCTCCGGCGGCCTCACTGTCTACAATCCCTTTATTTTCAATCCCGGTTCCAGCATGTCCCACGTGGACGCTTTAAGCGACCCGGACGCGCTGATGCAATATTCCATCGGGACGGGCATCCAGAGGAGAAACCTCAGTGACCAGGAAAAAGCGCTCCTTGCGGAGATGGGCTGGGTGCTCAAGGATGACCCCACCTATTATGCGTCCGTGGACGGCGCTTCCATCACGGACCAGATTGACCTGGATTTCTTCACCTCCGTTCTCGTCAACCGGAACATGACCATTGATCCGGGTGACGGAGCCACCATTATCCTGCCTTCCCTGAGAGGGGACAAGGCGGAATACAACGTCACCATTACCGCAGGAAAATCCCTGACCGTCAACCTTTCCAACACGGCCATGGATTCCATCTGCGCGGGCGAGGTCATCGGCAATGACGCCAACTTCATCAAGACGGGAGGCAAAAACCTGATGCTGGCCGGCGGCTTTTCCACCACCGGCGCCCTGGACGTGCAGCAGGGGGGCCTGGTGCTTTCCGGCGCTTCCAACACCATCGGGGAACTGAAGATAAACGGTGGCGCTTTCGGCGTATCCCAGCTGGCCAAGGAAGAAGTCACGGCGGAGGTAGGAAAGCTGACGGGCACCAAAGGCTCCATCAACCTCCTGCATTCCACCCTTACCCTGACCGGAACGGACAATACCATTTACAGCGGCCTGCAACTGGTAGGCACCGGCACCATCGCCCTGGCGGAAGGAAAGTCCCTCACCTTTGACGGCAGCAACACCATCGGAGACGCCATCTACATTGACGGGTCCCGGAACGGAACCGTGCACATCACCCGGGGCACGCTTTCCTTCGCCAGCCAGGCCCGGATGGAAATAGCCGCGCTGGCCCTGGATTCCGGAACCTCCACCCTGAATGCGGGAGCCACGCAGAATATCGTCATCCACTCCATCACGGGAGACGGCATTCTGGCGGCCCAGGGAGGGAAAATCACCCTGGATACGGCAAATCCCCTGACCTGGAACGGAGCCCTCCAGGGCACGGGCACGCTCAGCAAGAAAGGAGACGGCAACCTGACGCTGGGCGGCGCAGGCAACGCGGGATTCCATCTGGACTCCTCCAGCGGCGCCATCATCCTGACAGCAGCATCCTCCGCTTACGGCGCCATGACGCTGAACGGCGGCGGCATTTCCATCTTCCATGCCTCCTCCACCACGCGCCTTAACGGGCAGGAGGGCACCCTGACGCTGAATGACGCCGCGCTGTCCATAAGCGGCACGGCCAGCCTCCTGGCGGAAAAAGCCTCCATCACCGGAACCGGCGTCCTGCAACTGAATGCGGATTCCGTGCTCACCGTCCGCAACGGCAACAAGCTGGACACGGACATCAGCATCAGCGGCTCCGGCCTGCTGGCTGTACAGGGCGGAACCTTCACCCTGTCCGGAGACGCCAGGTTTGACGGAGCGGCAGTCGCCGTGGGAACGGACTCCGCGGGCGCCGCGCTGGACCTGGGCTCCACGCGCAATTCCGTAGTAGGCGGCCTGCTGGGGAAAGGCTCCGTGGCCTTCAATAATGGGGTACTTGGCATCCATGCGGAGAAATCCTCCGTCTTCTCCGGCTCCTTCCAGGGGAACGGCACCATCAACAAGAGCGGGCAGGCGGGATGGACCTACACCGGAGCGGGGTCAAACACCCTGAACCTCAACATTACGGAAGGCGAAGTCTCCCTGGTCCGGGATTCCGCCAGCCCCATTCTGCTCAACTCCCTCACGGTAGGCTCCTCCGGCACGCTTACTCTTTCCATGGCCTCTGCCGGGGCCGCCCATAACACCACGCTTCTTCTCAACGGAGCAAGCCAGTTCATGAACGGCTCCACCGTCACGCTCGTGATCAATCCCCTGCTGGCGCAAAACAATACGCCCTTTATTTCCACGGAAGACGGGGCCACGCTGACCGTCCAGGGAGACCGCAACGGAACCACCCTCAACATTGAATCCAATGTCGCCGCGCCGGAAAGAACACTTGAACTGGTGCTCTTTGAAGGGGATCTGGTGGGCGCCGATCTCAATATCAACGCTTACGGCGCATTGGGGACCTATTATTCCGACCTGCATGCGGAAGAACGGAACGGACGGATCGTGCTGACCGGCACGCGCAAGGCGGACAATGCCCTGCTTGCCACGGCTGACACCTCCAATTCCGCCGCCGGGGCCGTCCTGCTCTGGAACTGTGACAAGATTGAAGACGGAACGGAGCTGGGCTATCTGAACCGCGCCGTTTCCGACGCCTGGAATGACGGGGACTACTCCAGAGCCAACCGCCTGCTGAGCGCTTCCGCGGGTACGGCCATTCCCGGCATCCTGGCCGCCCAGAGGTCCGGCCTGCGGAGGGAGATGACCTTTCTCCGCAACCGTGCGGAAACCATGGGGCTTAATCCCAGCAACCTCCCGGGGGACCTCCCCCAGGTGAACGGCTGGATTGAAGCCAACACGGGGAGGGATTCCCTGGACGGCTCCAACGAAGGCAACGGTTTCACGCTCAGTTCCTGGGGCGGCACGGCCGGCCTGGACGTCAACTGCACGGAGAATTTCACCCTGGGCGGCGCCTTTTCCGCCAACTACGGGGATTACTCCTCTGACGGGGCTGATTCCGCCTCCGGCAATTTGGATACCTATTACGTGAGCCTCTTCGGCCACTACCGCCACAAAAAATGGGGGCACTCCCTCATTCTTTCCGGCGGATGGTCGGATGCGGACATCACCCGCAGCGTACGCCATGACCTGGGGAGCTACCAGACCAGCTTCAGCACCACGGGCATGAGCTTCGGGGCCATGTACGAACTCACCTATGACCTGGCTCTCAACAAGCGCCGGACGGCCATTCTCCAGCCGGTCGCCAACGTCAGCATCATGCGTTCCTCCGTGGACGGCTTCAATGAAGCCGGCGCGGGCGGCGCGGGGCTCCGTGTGGATGACATGGACATCACCACCGGAAGCGTTGCCGCCGGTATGCGCCTGAAAGGCGTTCTGGGCACCAGCCTGACCGGGCGCGACATCATGGGTGAATTCCGCGTCCTCGTCTCCCAGGACTTTGGAGATGACAAGGCCCAGGCCAATGTGGCCTACCTCGCCAATCCTGGCCTCATCCAGACCATCAGGGGAGCCAGGCTCGGCCGCACCGGCGTTCAGCTGGGCGCAGGCCTCAACATCCCCTGCGCCGATTACGGCGCGGTTTATGTGGACGGCAACGCCGACCTCCGCTCCGGAGACACCTCCATTGGCGCTGCCCTCGGCTACCGCTATAATTTCTGATCCGGCCCAAGCCGCATTTAACAAGCGCCATGCCTGCACTTCCGGGCATGGCGCTTTTTCATGTCCCGTTCCCCCCCCTTCAAGAGCACATGCGTCTTCAACTTCCGCAAACGTTTTCCCGCGGGCTTTCATTCCCCCTGCATGTATTTGATATTTCTCAGGCTTGCTTGCTATTTTATTTGAATTTAATAGAAATATATTCCATATTTATTGAAAATAAATCCTTATCAAATTCATGACGGGAGATTCAATATTCAAGGAACAGTGGACCCTCCTCCGGAAGGAAACGGAAATGGACTCCGCTGCCCTCCAGGAAAAGCTGGAACACTTCATTTTCCGGCAGTATGGCCTGATGGCCCTGATGCATTACATCAAAGCCCTTTCCATCCTGGAACTCAGCCATCGCTTCTACCTGCGGTTCCGCGGGAGAAGCCGCTCCCTGGCGGAATCCATTCTTTACTGGACCGTCCTTGCGGAAACGAATATCCACATGACGCTCCAGGGGGTGAAGGATGAGCCGCCTTTCATCAAGCCGCACGCGGGAACTGAAACGGCTTCCCAGCTTGATATGCTAAAAGACTGCTATCTCCTTTATCTGAAAGACAGGCAGCACCCCTGCTGGCCTCCGGACTCCCGCAGGAGCCGCCTCATCCGGGATAAATGGAATGGGCCGGAGCTGGAGGAGGACTACTTCCCGGGGTTGTGCCGGAACAACACGGACCGCCATTACGCCAACATCATGTACATCCTGCTGGGAGAAACCCTGCACTCCCTGGTTTCCCTCCGGCAAATCAGGAACCACGGCAAAAACATGCTGACGCTCAGCCGGGAACAATATTCACAGCCCCCAATTGACGCCCCAAGGCCTCCAGCGGCCTCTCGTCACAGGGAATGCGCTCCGGACGGCAAGCCGTAAACCTACAGAATCAGCATGCAGTCCCCGTAGGAAAAGAATCTGTAACGTTCCCGGATGGCTTCCAGGTAAGCCTTCATGACCAGCTCCTTCCCGGCAAAGGCGCTAACCAGCATCAGCAGCGTACTCTGCGGCAGGTGGAAATTCGTGATCAGGGCATCCACCACCTTGTACTTGTAGGGGGGATAAATAAAAATGTTCGTTGCCCCGGCACACTCCCTCAAGGGCAAACCCTCCGCGGCAGCCACGTGTTCCAGCACGCGCACGCTGGTAGTGCCCACGGCAAATACCCTCCCGGCTTCATTGATCGCCCGGGCAGTAGCTTCAGGCAGGAAAAAATGCTCCGTGTGCATCTGGTGGTCTTCAATCCTGTCCGCCTTGACTGGGCGGAACGTCCCCACGCCCACGTGAAGCGTCAGAAAATCATGGGGAACGGACGCCAGCAGTTCCGGCGTAAAATGCAGCCCTGCCGTGGGAGCGGCAATGGCCCCCTCATGCCTGGCGTAAACGGTCTGGTAGCGCTCCTTGTCGGACGGGTCGCTTTCGCGGTTCATGTAATGGGGAAGCGCCAGGCGGCCATACTTCTCCTCATCCACCTCCCGGTCAAAGCGGATGAGGCGGTAGCCTTCCTCATCAATGCCTTCCACGGTGCCCACAGCTTCTCCCACGGCGACCGTGCGCCCCGGCTTCATCTTGCGCCCCGGACGCACCATGCATTTCCACAGCAGGGGGTTAAGCACCTCCGCACGCACTATTTCAATAGACCCGTCATTGGAAAAATACCGCGCCGGAACCACCCGGGTATCATTCAGGATAAAATGATCCCCTTCCCGCACATACTCCGGCAAATCACTGAAATGCCTGTGCTCAATCAGGCCCGTGTCCCGGTGGATGACCATCATCCGGGAAGCGGCGCGGTCCGGAAGGGGCCGGTCCGCAATTAATTCCTCCGGCAGCGGATAATCAAAATCAATGGTGCGCACGGCCAAGTGCATTGCCACGAATCCGCTGAAAGGTCAATACCTTTAAACCATAGGTAACACAATTATATCTTTGCCTGTACCGGATAATATGGTATGGAAGGAAACATGAACAACTTGCTGTCAGCAACCATTTCCAACACCACTGCCTGGGGGACTATCCTGGTAGTCGTCCTCGTCATCTTTCTGGTCATCTTCTTCGCCATCATCGCTAAATTCTTCAAGACATGGCTGCGTGCGCGGCTGGCAAAAGCCCCCGTCTCCATGAGCAACATGCTGGGGATGTGGCTCCGGAAAGTGCCCTACCCCCTGGTGGTGGACACCCGCATTACGGCAGCCAAGGCCGGACTGGACATCAGCACGGATGAACTGGAAGCCCACTTCCTGGCCGGCGGTGACATCGTGGACTGCGTGCTGGCCCTGATTGCCGCGGAAAAAGCCGGAATCCCGCTGAGTTATGACCGCGCCTGCGCCATTGACCTGGCCGTGAAAGGCACGTCCAAAACCGTGCTGGAGGCCGTGAGAACCTCCATCAATCCCCGCGTCATCGACTGCCCGAACCCCAGCTCCGGCCAGACGCGCCTGACGGCTGTGGCCCGTGACGGCATTGCCGTGGCGGTACGCGCCCGCGTAACGGTGCGCACCAACCTTGACCTCTTCGTGGGGGGCGCCACGGAAGAAACGGTGGTCGCCCGCGTAGGGGAAGGCATCGTTTCCGCGGTAGGTTCAGCCCCCTCCTACAAGGACGTTCTGGAAAAGCCGGAAGTGATTTCCCGCACCGTGAGCGACAAGGGCGTGGACGCCGCCACCGCGTTTGAAGTGCTCTCCATTGACATTGCAGACGTGGATGTAGCGGGCAACGTGGGCGCACGCCTCCAGGCAGAGCAGGCGGAAGCGGACAAGCAGATTGCCCAGGCCAAGGCGGAAGTGCGCCGCGCCGCCGCCGTGGCCACGGAACAGGAAATGGCCGCCAAGACGCAGGAGATGCGCGCCAAGGTGGTGGAAGCGGAAGCTCAAATCCCCATGGCCATGGCGGAAGCCTTCCGCAACGGCAACCTGGGCGTGCTGGACTATGCCCGTTACCAGAATGTAGTGGCTGACACCCGGATGAGGGACTCCATCGCCAAGCCGGATACCTCCCCCTCCTCCATTAAATAAACTTTCCGGCCTCCGTAAAGACCGGGTGCTCTCCACGGAGGCCTCTCCCCCCCTTATGGATTTACTGGCATACATGCTTGCCTCCGGCGGCGATGACGACCACCTGAAAGTCTGGTTCTGGCTGATCGTGGGGGCCATTTACCTTATCAAGGTGGTGGTAAATTTCCTGAAACCAAAAGAGGAGGAAAAGGAAAAGCCCATCCTGGACACGGAGGACCATCATGAAAAACGCGTGAAGGAGGTTATTGCGGAAATGCGCCGGACTACTCCACAGCCGCAGCCCCCGGCGCGGCACCAGGCGCCGCAGCGCGCCCCGCGCCCTTCCGCCCCGCCTGTTGAGCTTCCCACCCCCGCCGTAACCCGCAAGCCGCGCCCTGCACCGGAACCTGTGCCTGAGCAGACCCGGCCGACAGCCCAGCAAGCAGCCCAGAACGTTCTGGAGCAATACGTGAAAGCCACGGAAGAGGCACAGCGGTCCATGCGTGCCCTGTCTGATGCGGAACAGGCAGCCCTGCACCGTTTACAGGAAAGGGAAATGAAGG
Encoded here:
- a CDS encoding autotransporter domain-containing protein, with protein sequence MKLTLFILSYLAGLSILAPMGWAATHEITTKNFHITLLGNGDGPADWMGTRDWSDAQIAAVTTTLNIWDDTFRNTASRKIEATISWGALEEGTLAASFSNYFEYDGENYNAATSTEIIWKEGEDVALDEGDMDFRLQFNPVYGFSTGNTTPQNSTDFISVLLHEIGHNVGFNSLNNAGAYGEYYTIWDSLITDAQGNHPGEAGFNYQSGVSYTIGSGGLTVYNPFIFNPGSSMSHVDALSDPDALMQYSIGTGIQRRNLSDQEKALLAEMGWVLKDDPTYYASVDGASITDQIDLDFFTSVLVNRNMTIDPGDGATIILPSLRGDKAEYNVTITAGKSLTVNLSNTAMDSICAGEVIGNDANFIKTGGKNLMLAGGFSTTGALDVQQGGLVLSGASNTIGELKINGGAFGVSQLAKEEVTAEVGKLTGTKGSINLLHSTLTLTGTDNTIYSGLQLVGTGTIALAEGKSLTFDGSNTIGDAIYIDGSRNGTVHITRGTLSFASQARMEIAALALDSGTSTLNAGATQNIVIHSITGDGILAAQGGKITLDTANPLTWNGALQGTGTLSKKGDGNLTLGGAGNAGFHLDSSSGAIILTAASSAYGAMTLNGGGISIFHASSTTRLNGQEGTLTLNDAALSISGTASLLAEKASITGTGVLQLNADSVLTVRNGNKLDTDISISGSGLLAVQGGTFTLSGDARFDGAAVAVGTDSAGAALDLGSTRNSVVGGLLGKGSVAFNNGVLGIHAEKSSVFSGSFQGNGTINKSGQAGWTYTGAGSNTLNLNITEGEVSLVRDSASPILLNSLTVGSSGTLTLSMASAGAAHNTTLLLNGASQFMNGSTVTLVINPLLAQNNTPFISTEDGATLTVQGDRNGTTLNIESNVAAPERTLELVLFEGDLVGADLNINAYGALGTYYSDLHAEERNGRIVLTGTRKADNALLATADTSNSAAGAVLLWNCDKIEDGTELGYLNRAVSDAWNDGDYSRANRLLSASAGTAIPGILAAQRSGLRREMTFLRNRAETMGLNPSNLPGDLPQVNGWIEANTGRDSLDGSNEGNGFTLSSWGGTAGLDVNCTENFTLGGAFSANYGDYSSDGADSASGNLDTYYVSLFGHYRHKKWGHSLILSGGWSDADITRSVRHDLGSYQTSFSTTGMSFGAMYELTYDLALNKRRTAILQPVANVSIMRSSVDGFNEAGAGGAGLRVDDMDITTGSVAAGMRLKGVLGTSLTGRDIMGEFRVLVSQDFGDDKAQANVAYLANPGLIQTIRGARLGRTGVQLGAGLNIPCADYGAVYVDGNADLRSGDTSIGAALGYRYNF
- a CDS encoding cation diffusion facilitator family transporter, whose product is MEQAAHQEKSHAAFSSVLWSAFLTGIKLWAGIVTGSLGIISEALHSGLDLMAAAMTFYAVKVAARPADESHPYGHEKVENLSALAETALLLVTCAWIVWEAVDRLFYNEAEITLTWWAFAVVAVSLLVDVNRSAMLRRVAKKHKSQALEADALHFTTDIWSSAVVLLGLFCVWLAHLVPADSVWHGLLEKADAIAALFVAALVCSVAFGLAKRSIHALMDGGSSALTHQVLAAMKKNAPDYPVKRIRLRDGGARIFVELDVEAPAELHVDDAHDVAESIEGIVKYELPEADVIVHIEPAQENFSNMEPDTVVHRLALRHHVRIHGFYAGRGKHAPCYFMDVEIPADWPLERGYQVVKSFRDSVRHALKPEKVICRIEPNCRDMKANAIPEHVSPEEVRLKVNLILQQHRNICKVLKLDLAREDNFPTLTCVCSADAALTIRECHQIASQLENQIENALHHLGRVTVILKPSK
- the queA gene encoding tRNA preQ1(34) S-adenosylmethionine ribosyltransferase-isomerase QueA, whose amino-acid sequence is MHLAVRTIDFDYPLPEELIADRPLPDRAASRMMVIHRDTGLIEHRHFSDLPEYVREGDHFILNDTRVVPARYFSNDGSIEIVRAEVLNPLLWKCMVRPGRKMKPGRTVAVGEAVGTVEGIDEEGYRLIRFDREVDEEKYGRLALPHYMNRESDPSDKERYQTVYARHEGAIAAPTAGLHFTPELLASVPHDFLTLHVGVGTFRPVKADRIEDHQMHTEHFFLPEATARAINEAGRVFAVGTTSVRVLEHVAAAEGLPLRECAGATNIFIYPPYKYKVVDALITNFHLPQSTLLMLVSAFAGKELVMKAYLEAIRERYRFFSYGDCMLIL
- a CDS encoding class I SAM-dependent methyltransferase, with translation MKQNKYDDNAFFRKYSQMDRSVKGLEGAGEWKTLERLLPDFRDKDVLDLGCGFGWHCRYAAEHGAASVLGVDISSKMIAKARSMGNEGIIEYRCMPMEDIQLPEASFDIVISSLAFHYTPDFNGVCRNVFRWLKPGGVFIFSVEHPVFTAQGTQDWQHDESGKIMHWPVDRYFMEGPRQAVFLGEEVTKYHRTLTSYLGALAANEFEVTALEEPQPPRELLESVPGMQDELRRPMMLIISARKK
- the floA gene encoding flotillin-like protein FloA (flotillin-like protein involved in membrane lipid rafts), which gives rise to MNNLLSATISNTTAWGTILVVVLVIFLVIFFAIIAKFFKTWLRARLAKAPVSMSNMLGMWLRKVPYPLVVDTRITAAKAGLDISTDELEAHFLAGGDIVDCVLALIAAEKAGIPLSYDRACAIDLAVKGTSKTVLEAVRTSINPRVIDCPNPSSGQTRLTAVARDGIAVAVRARVTVRTNLDLFVGGATEETVVARVGEGIVSAVGSAPSYKDVLEKPEVISRTVSDKGVDAATAFEVLSIDIADVDVAGNVGARLQAEQAEADKQIAQAKAEVRRAAAVATEQEMAAKTQEMRAKVVEAEAQIPMAMAEAFRNGNLGVLDYARYQNVVADTRMRDSIAKPDTSPSSIK
- a CDS encoding cation:proton antiporter, which codes for MDHDFSLIFTFVGGLTAALLFGLIARKLHLSPLVGYLLAGVVVGPYSPGFVADSHTVEQFAELGVILLMFGVGLHFHLKDLIAVQRVAVPGAVVQISVATVLGVLVGWMFGWSTISGLVFGMAISVASTVVLTRVLEDNQNLHTPSGHVALGWLVVEDLFTILLLVLIPAVMEARQSGAGDLNGILEKLGWMFVKLTLLVGLTLLAGKKVIPFVLRYVARTGARDLFTLAVLVIALGVAVCSAKFFGASMVLGAFLAGMVVGQSDFCARAAAEAMLMRDAFAVLFFVSVGMMFDPMSVGDCWPLALATLGVVMIGKPLAAYVVVRCLRRPLPLALSVSVALAQVGEFSFILAGMGLMYNILPPDANQAIILAAVVSISLNPILYRQIGPVVKWMQKRGIGLTDMGGVNSMALPSPDARRVVLVGFGPTGRMLKRILNDNGVEVVIVEMNIDTVTAIREQGGDIVYGDASQREILRHAGIEYAESLILSASIPDAKEIVGVALELNPHIDVMIHTKYMRDVDVLKEAGASQVFSSESEVALSMAEYFLREGGADDEQIVSERQRIRAELDREVPGAPVAGR